TGGTCGAGGCCATCGGGGACGAACCGGTTGCGGAGGGCGACACGGTGACCGTCTCGATGTTCGACGGGTCGCTCGACGTCCCGTTCCGCGTGCTGTCGACCGAACCCAGTGGCCCGGTCACGGTCGGCGCCACGACCGACATCCGAATCGAGGACGGACCGGCGCCGCTCACCGGTTCGACGCTCGTGACACCGCTCCCAGCGTCGGCGGTCGGGGGGTACGAAGAGACGGCATCGGCCGTTGAGGAGTCACTCGCGACGCTGTTCGAGAGTGGACGACGCGTCGCCGGAACGGGTCCACGGGCCGGCATGCTACTGACTGGTCCCGAGGGCGTCGGCAAGACACACCTCTTGCAGTATGGCGCGTGGGCGACCGACGCGACGATCAATCACGTCGCCCCACAGCGACTGCTGTCCGCGAGCGCCTCTTCAGTGACCGACTCTCTCCGGTCGGCCGCGACCTCAGCGCAGGGGAGCGAAAAGGGTATCATCCATCTGGACGCCTTCGACACAGTCGTCAAGGAGGCGGACGCAGCGACGCTGTCGGCGGTCCGACGGTGGCTCGACCGACTGCGGGAGGCGACGGACGTGGTCGTCGTCGCCGAAGCGACAGACTCGTCGGCCGTCCGCTCGGACCTGCGACAGGGCGGACGACTCTCGAAGTCCGTCACCGTGCCGGAACCGGGACGAGACGACCGCGCGGCCATCCTCTCGACGCTGGCGGCCGGCGCGTCGGTCGAGGTCGCTGGCGACATCTCGTCGGTCGGTCGCCGTGCATTCGGATACGTCGCGGGTGACCTCGTCGCGCTGTGGCTGACCGCAGTGGAATCCGCCGTAGAACGGGCGATCGGGGACCGGCAGGTCGTCTCCGAGTCGGACGTAGCGCGCAGTCTGGAAGAGACGGAGCCGGTCGGACTCGACGGGTCAACCGTCGACGTGCCGACGACGACGTTCGACGACATCGGTGGGCTGGAGGAAGCGAAACGGGAACTTACGCGCGCGGTACAGTGGCCGCTGACCGCGCCGGAGCTGTTCGCGGAATTGGATATAGAGCCGCCAGCTGGTGTCCTCCTGTACGGACCACCCGGCACCGGAAAGACGTTGCTCGCCCGCGCGGTGGCCTCAATGAGCGACGCGAACTTCGCCGTGGTGAACGGACCGGAGCTGATGAACAGGTACGTCGGCGAGAGCGAGCGCGCGGTCAGACGGGTGTTCGAACGGGCGCAGTCGAACTCCCCGAGCGTCCTGTTTTTCGACGAGATCGACGGTATCGGTGCGACCCGAACGGGGGACGACAACTCGCCCGCGACGGAACGCGTCGTCTCACAGTTGCTGACCGAACTAGACGGCGTCGAGCGGCGGGGCGGCGTCACCGTCCTCGGAGCAACCAACCGGCCCGGTCGCCTCGACAAGGCGCTGTTGCGTCCCGGACGGTTCGACCGGGTTGTCTCGGTTCCAATGCCCAACCGTCAGGCACGGGCCGAAATATTCGGGATCCACCTGGCCGACCAGGCGGCGACGACGTTCGATCTCGACGCGCTCGCCGAGCGGACTACGGGATACACTGGCAGTGACATCGCCGCCGTGGTCCGCGAAGCCGGTCTCCTAGCGATCGAATCGCGCGTGGACGACGAGGGAGCGGCGACCAGGGTCGAGGACTCACGCGTCCGCATCGAACCCGGCCATCTCAGGCAGGCACTCGATACGGTCGGCCCATCGTTGTCGCCTGAGGCGCGCGAGGGCTACGAGTCGTTCGACTGGTCGGGCTAATCCAGCGTCCTGTCTCGATGAAGCGTCAGGACCGAAACGACGACGCCCACGAGTGCGACGGCTTCGATGGCCAACACCAACCAGAACGCGGGGCGGAACTCGAGTCCGAACGACTGGAACACCGGGAGCGCGAACAGCCCGAACACTGCCAGCCCCGACGACAGAAACAGGCCCGCCACCGACTGGTAACTCAACGACTTTGGAACGTCTCCTGAGTCACTCATTCGTTACTACCGGAGTGTCGTCCTCAAATAAGCTGCTGGGGATCGGTCGCCCGATCAGTCGGCAGTCGCTTCCTCGGCCGACGGCGTCGGAGCGGAGTCGCCGCCGACGATCGCGCGGCTGCGCAGGAGAATGAACCCGAACCCGATCTTCGCGAACAGGTCAAGGATCATGAACAGCAGCGTCTCACCGTACAGACCGACCAGCCCGAGACCTTCTGTCCCGACGAGCCACGCGACGGGGTAGATGGCCCAGGCCACGAGGATGATGTTCCGTAGGACGTTGAACGTCGACTGGGTGTCCTCGTCGGCGTCCGCGGCCGCTTCGCCGACGGTGACGACCAGGTAGTATAGCACGAACAGCATCGCGATAGTGCTGATCGTCCAGAAGGCGTATCGCGCGACCGGGATCTTCATCAGCGTCGCCGCGAGACCGGTGACGATCATGAACGCGTCGATAGTGACCAGCGTCGCGAGGTCACGCCGACTCGCCCCGGCCAACAGCCCGATGTCGAGCAACAGCAGCGGGGTCGTGAACAGCCAGTCGGCGTACCGCGCCCAGTAGATATCGAGCACGGTGCCGTCCACGAGTTCGACTTCTGTCAACCCGAAGCCGAAGAACATCGACAGGTACGACGCGGCCGCGATCCCCGCGATCAGGATCGTGATCACGTAGAACTCTTCCTCTTCGGGGTCCTGCACGTCCCAACCCTTGGCCATGAAGTACACCATGCCTAGGAGCATCCCGATCGTTCCGAGAGCCAGCCAGATGCCCTCGCCCTCGACTCCGAGGGTAGACATCTGCAGCGCCTGTGTCATAGTTTCTGGCATATTACGG
This DNA window, taken from Halosimplex litoreum, encodes the following:
- a CDS encoding bacteriorhodopsin; translation: MPETMTQALQMSTLGVEGEGIWLALGTIGMLLGMVYFMAKGWDVQDPEEEEFYVITILIAGIAAASYLSMFFGFGLTEVELVDGTVLDIYWARYADWLFTTPLLLLDIGLLAGASRRDLATLVTIDAFMIVTGLAATLMKIPVARYAFWTISTIAMLFVLYYLVVTVGEAAADADEDTQSTFNVLRNIILVAWAIYPVAWLVGTEGLGLVGLYGETLLFMILDLFAKIGFGFILLRSRAIVGGDSAPTPSAEEATAD